One genomic segment of Capricornis sumatraensis isolate serow.1 chromosome X, serow.2, whole genome shotgun sequence includes these proteins:
- the CA5B gene encoding carbonic anhydrase 5B, mitochondrial produces the protein MVVMSYLRVILQASPCKTLWRRFQIPRSTPARPCSLYTCTYKSRNRVLHPLWEKVDLAPAGERQSPINIRWMDSVYDPGLQPLTISYDPTTCLHVWNNGYSFLVEFEDSADKSVIEGGPLEHNYRLKQFHFHWGAIDAWGSEHTVDSKCYPAELHLVHWNAVKFEHFEDAALEENGLAVIGVFLKLGKHHKELQKLVNILPSIKHKDTLAEFGSFDPSCLMPTCPDYWTYSGSLTTPPLSESVTWIIKKQPVEVDHDQLEQFRTLLFTSEGEKEKRMVDNFRPLQPLMNRTVRSSFRHDYVLNIQAKPKPSTSQVTP, from the exons ATGGTGGTGATGAGTTACCTGAGGGTCATTCTTCAAGCCTCTCCATGCAAGACACTGTGGAGAAGGTTCCAGATTCCGAGGTCCACGCCTGCAAGGCCTTGCAGCCTCTACACCTGCACTTACAAATCCCGGAACCGAGTCT TGCACCCCCTCTGGGAGAAAGTGGACCTGGCCCCGGCGGGTGAGCGCCAGTCGCCCATCAACATCCGGTGGATGGACAGTGTCTACGATCCTGGCTTACAGCCACTCACCATCTCTTATGACCCGACCACCTGCCTCCACGTCTGGAATAATGGGTACTCTTTCCTCGTGGAATTTGAAGACTCTGCAGATAAATCAG TGATCGAGGGAGGACCCCTGGAACACAACTACCGATTAAAGCAGTTCCATTTTCACTGGGGGGCCATTGATGCCTGGGGCTCTGAGCATACCGTGGACAGCAAATGTTACCCGGCAGAG CTGCACTTGGTGCATTGGAATGCAGTCAAGTTTGAACACTTTGAGGATGCAGCACTGGAAGAAAATGGTTTGGCTGTGATAGGagtatttttaaag CTAGGCAAGCATCACAAAGAGCTACAGAAACTGGTGAATATTTTGCCATCAATTAAGCACAAG GACACACTTGCAGAATTTGGGTCATTCGACCCTTCCTGTCTGATGCCTACTTGCCCAGATTACTGGACCTACTCGGGGTCCCTGACTACACCGCCACTCTCTGAGTCTGTCACTTGGATCATTAAGAAGCAGCCTGTAGAGGTTGATCATGATCAG CTTGAGCAATTTCGAACCCTGCTCTTCACTTCtgagggggagaaagagaaaagaatggtGGACAACTTCCGCCCCCTTCAGCCCCTAATGAACCGCACTGTCCGCTCATCCTTCCGTCATGACTATGTGCTAAACATACAGGCAAAACCCAAGCCTTCCACCAGCCAAGTGACTCCCTAA